A genomic region of Halostagnicola larsenii XH-48 contains the following coding sequences:
- a CDS encoding Gfo/Idh/MocA family protein, producing the protein MKIGVIGVGAIAQIMHVPYLAELPEADIHAIADPGENVVETFGDRYNVSHRYTESTALIEDQAETLDGVVITTPMHTHAEVAIASLEADLHTFVEKPVAVTPADAQRVVDASEASDAVCMVGYMKQFDPGFQRFQSAVDDVSEVNLVTSTVIPPDVGSVIEENYDIVYADLADSFIEESNEERRQQVEQAIGTDDETLSQAYDFHLESICHDINALRSVFGSVEQIDHIDIFDDWKFITAQLRYEGDRRCLLKAGTSDRKCYDERIHVDAPEGSASIEFSNAFIKNTPSDVRAKLGTEETTETQYTPSSDEPFKRELQHFLECIEGSAEPRTPPAESKRDVELIADLIRTYDKEGEASSVSR; encoded by the coding sequence ATGAAAATCGGAGTTATCGGTGTCGGCGCTATCGCACAGATCATGCACGTTCCGTACCTCGCGGAACTGCCCGAAGCTGACATTCACGCGATCGCAGATCCTGGCGAAAACGTGGTCGAAACGTTCGGTGACCGATACAACGTTTCCCATCGATACACGGAGAGTACGGCGCTGATCGAAGATCAGGCCGAAACGCTCGACGGCGTGGTGATCACCACGCCGATGCACACCCACGCGGAGGTAGCAATCGCTTCTCTCGAGGCGGATTTACACACGTTCGTCGAAAAGCCGGTGGCCGTGACGCCCGCAGACGCACAACGAGTCGTCGATGCATCCGAAGCGTCGGACGCGGTTTGTATGGTCGGTTACATGAAACAGTTCGATCCCGGCTTCCAGCGATTCCAGTCTGCAGTCGACGACGTCTCCGAGGTCAATCTCGTCACGAGTACCGTTATCCCCCCGGACGTCGGCTCGGTCATCGAGGAGAACTACGATATCGTCTACGCCGACCTCGCGGACTCGTTCATCGAGGAGAGCAACGAAGAGCGCCGCCAGCAAGTCGAACAGGCGATTGGAACCGATGACGAGACGCTTTCGCAGGCGTACGATTTCCACCTTGAAAGCATCTGCCACGATATCAATGCGTTGCGGTCCGTGTTCGGATCCGTCGAACAGATCGACCACATCGACATCTTCGACGACTGGAAATTTATCACTGCACAACTCCGGTACGAAGGAGACCGACGATGTCTCTTGAAGGCCGGGACGAGCGATCGGAAGTGCTACGACGAGCGCATTCACGTTGACGCCCCCGAGGGATCGGCATCAATCGAGTTCTCAAATGCGTTCATCAAGAACACCCCGTCGGATGTCCGCGCTAAACTCGGCACGGAAGAGACGACGGAGACACAGTATACTCCCTCGTCGGACGAACCGTTCAAACGGGAACTCCAACACTTCCTCGAGTGTATCGAGGGATCGGCTGAGCCCCGGACGCCACCAGCAGAATCGAAGCGAGATGTCGAACTCATTGCCGACCTTATCCGAACGTACGACAAGGAGGGCGAGGCGAGTAGCGTCAGCCGCTAG
- a CDS encoding aldo/keto reductase, whose translation MLEKSDYRLGFGTYSLTDEDGIDALVTAIESGYRHLDTARLYGNEAEVGEAIARANVDRDDLFVATKIAHFEEPEKTPDYIRNGVEESLSRLGIETIDLLYHHWPRGQDDIETVLPVFNELVNSGQVERVGVSNYTPSDLELADELLEPSPYAVQAEMHPFLPQEELRAAVRDRDAYFVAYSPIAQGEVFDTPEISSIADKHDVNEATVSLTWLLSKDDVVPIPRSKTPEHIRNNRKALELELDDEDIERIDNIDRRLRCEDPAWMEW comes from the coding sequence ATGCTTGAGAAAAGCGACTACAGGCTCGGATTCGGGACGTACAGTCTCACTGACGAGGACGGGATCGACGCCCTCGTGACGGCGATCGAATCGGGGTACCGTCACCTCGATACGGCCCGTCTCTACGGAAACGAAGCGGAGGTCGGCGAGGCTATCGCCCGTGCCAACGTCGATCGCGACGACCTGTTCGTCGCCACGAAGATCGCCCATTTCGAGGAACCGGAGAAGACGCCGGACTATATTCGAAATGGCGTCGAGGAAAGTCTCTCTCGACTCGGGATCGAGACGATCGATCTGCTCTACCACCATTGGCCCCGCGGCCAGGACGACATCGAGACCGTATTACCCGTCTTCAACGAACTCGTCAATTCGGGACAGGTCGAGCGCGTCGGCGTGAGCAACTATACACCCTCGGATCTAGAACTTGCCGACGAACTCCTCGAACCGTCACCGTATGCGGTCCAGGCCGAGATGCACCCGTTCTTACCACAGGAGGAACTCCGTGCGGCCGTCCGAGACCGTGACGCGTACTTCGTCGCTTACTCCCCGATCGCGCAGGGCGAAGTGTTCGATACCCCTGAAATTTCGTCGATCGCCGACAAACACGACGTGAACGAGGCCACAGTTAGTCTGACCTGGCTCCTCTCGAAGGATGACGTCGTTCCGATTCCCCGGTCGAAGACGCCCGAACACATTCGGAACAACCGCAAGGCGCTTGAACTTGAATTGGACGACGAGGATATCGAACGAATCGACAACATCGATCGCCGACTCCGCTGTGAGGACCCTGCTTGGATGGAGTGGTAG
- a CDS encoding DMT family transporter, with protein sequence MNLGIAFASLAALLYGTSLFVMKQWFADYPSSAFLSITYTLSMLLYIPVVIASDAPFLSVSNRLNVLGSIFAITVLTALAMVFLFRAIRLGEISYVSPISKIIPVFVLPLEVGLLSQRLSVLQVGGVVIATIAIYVANWQGTTLRAPLKRATQSRPAQLALLSAATFAVVDVGKRVLMQEMAVAPTTYLPLMFLGIAVLIGPLAIRARWPNNWWRDLPYFVVTALIIASGNHVVLLAFQRLPASIVSPVVNGQAIVAVILGAIFLEESHLRARFVATALAISSIVLISSG encoded by the coding sequence GTGAATCTTGGAATTGCATTCGCCAGTCTGGCTGCGCTCCTCTACGGAACGTCATTGTTCGTGATGAAGCAATGGTTCGCTGACTACCCGTCGTCAGCGTTCCTGTCGATTACATATACGCTTTCGATGCTACTCTATATTCCAGTCGTTATCGCCAGTGATGCGCCCTTCCTCTCTGTCTCGAACCGACTAAACGTCCTTGGTTCGATTTTCGCGATAACTGTATTGACAGCGCTCGCTATGGTCTTTCTGTTCCGTGCAATTCGACTCGGCGAGATCTCGTACGTTTCGCCGATCAGTAAAATCATTCCAGTGTTCGTACTGCCACTCGAAGTGGGACTCCTGAGTCAGCGACTCTCCGTACTCCAAGTCGGCGGCGTGGTCATCGCGACGATTGCGATCTACGTCGCTAATTGGCAGGGGACTACGCTCCGTGCTCCACTCAAGCGGGCTACTCAATCGCGGCCGGCCCAGTTGGCGTTGTTGTCGGCCGCTACGTTCGCGGTCGTTGATGTGGGCAAACGCGTGCTAATGCAGGAGATGGCCGTCGCACCAACAACATATCTGCCGTTGATGTTTCTCGGCATCGCTGTACTGATCGGGCCACTGGCTATCCGTGCTCGCTGGCCGAACAACTGGTGGCGCGATTTGCCCTATTTCGTCGTGACGGCACTTATCATCGCGTCCGGGAACCATGTCGTCTTGCTCGCCTTTCAGCGACTGCCTGCAAGTATTGTTTCTCCGGTCGTCAATGGACAAGCGATCGTCGCTGTAATTCTGGGAGCGATCTTCCTCGAGGAGTCACATCTTCGAGCTCGTTTCGTAGCGACGGCCCTGGCAATCAGCAGTATTGTACTGATTTCTAGCGGGTGA
- a CDS encoding methylaspartate ammonia-lyase has protein sequence MTEIANVTAVVTTGGYYFDDKKAIVANADRDGFLYKGEAITSGFTDVRQPAEATSVIIELENGRTGIGDCTAVQYSGFGGRDAFFTAEDHLDEIETTISEALVGRDASAFTTNVEILSDIADTEELHTAVRYGVSQALLDAAATASAQTMTEVITDEYDIDRSPQPVPIFCQSGSDRRRNAEKMILKEGPVLPHGLFNSVDKIGREGERLLEYLDWLSDRVTELGSPGYDPTFHVDIYGTVGEIFAPPYDRDEVIDYFAALDDAASPYSLQIESPIEAGSRDEQIHVLGALRDALTECSVPVDIIADEFCNTYDDVTAFVDSGAVDVVQIKTPDLGEITASINAVQYCENTDTRAYLGGSCAETDVSARVCAQVALATQPEQILAKPGMGVDEGYQIIANEMARTSYRISS, from the coding sequence ATGACAGAGATAGCTAACGTAACTGCAGTGGTAACGACAGGTGGGTACTACTTCGACGATAAGAAAGCTATCGTGGCGAACGCAGATCGAGATGGATTTCTGTACAAAGGAGAAGCAATTACCTCAGGGTTTACCGATGTCCGTCAACCGGCCGAAGCAACGAGTGTAATAATCGAACTTGAAAACGGTCGAACCGGTATCGGTGATTGTACAGCGGTCCAATACTCTGGATTCGGTGGCCGCGACGCGTTTTTTACTGCGGAGGACCACCTAGACGAGATCGAGACAACTATTTCGGAGGCCCTCGTCGGTCGAGATGCCAGTGCGTTTACGACCAACGTCGAGATCCTGAGCGACATTGCTGACACGGAAGAGTTACACACGGCAGTCCGATACGGGGTCTCCCAGGCGCTACTCGATGCCGCAGCGACGGCTTCTGCACAGACGATGACGGAGGTAATCACTGACGAATACGATATCGACCGTTCGCCCCAACCGGTTCCAATCTTCTGTCAAAGCGGCAGTGACCGCCGTCGAAACGCCGAAAAGATGATTCTCAAAGAGGGTCCCGTTCTTCCCCACGGGCTGTTTAACTCGGTAGATAAGATCGGTCGAGAGGGAGAACGGCTCCTTGAATATCTGGATTGGCTTAGCGATCGAGTGACCGAACTCGGTTCTCCAGGGTACGACCCGACGTTTCACGTAGATATCTACGGGACGGTTGGCGAAATCTTTGCACCTCCGTACGATCGTGACGAGGTGATAGACTACTTCGCAGCTCTCGACGACGCCGCATCGCCGTATTCACTTCAAATAGAGAGCCCGATAGAGGCAGGATCACGCGACGAGCAGATTCACGTGCTCGGAGCACTCCGAGACGCCCTAACCGAGTGTTCGGTGCCCGTAGATATCATCGCCGACGAGTTTTGTAATACCTACGACGACGTCACCGCTTTTGTCGATTCCGGCGCCGTCGATGTTGTCCAGATAAAGACGCCCGATCTCGGTGAAATCACTGCAAGTATCAATGCTGTCCAATACTGCGAAAACACCGATACGCGTGCATACTTAGGCGGAAGCTGCGCGGAAACAGATGTCTCTGCTCGGGTCTGTGCACAAGTAGCGCTCGCAACGCAACCGGAACAGATACTGGCGAAGCCCGGAATGGGAGTCGATGAAGGATATCAGATCATTGCCAACGAGATGGCTCGGACGTCCTATCGAATAAGCAGTTGA
- a CDS encoding IclR family transcriptional regulator: MIESQLLTTTETSLAVIEAIQELDGETPAELAATLELSESTVYKHLYTLAKHGYVASDGDEYRLGARFYHIGMYVRNRSKVFELAGKYVIELAEQSNEESDFGIEENGRIVTLFDSVGSSAKPSSRLNNYEYMHTTAIGKAILARLPESRVNEIADRWGLPGLTEETITSRAELDTELERTRERGYAINDQESIPGKRVAGVVAEGPNGTVIGGFTISGPEYRIEDADLHQEFPDILQRVVPDFETELVSQGLL, translated from the coding sequence ATGATCGAAAGTCAACTTTTGACGACGACCGAAACATCGTTAGCGGTGATCGAGGCGATTCAGGAACTCGACGGGGAGACGCCGGCCGAACTCGCGGCGACGCTCGAGCTATCCGAGAGCACCGTCTACAAACACCTCTATACCCTCGCGAAACACGGTTACGTCGCCTCCGACGGCGACGAATACCGACTCGGGGCGCGGTTCTATCACATCGGGATGTACGTCCGGAACCGCAGCAAAGTATTCGAACTGGCGGGCAAGTATGTCATTGAACTCGCCGAGCAGTCAAACGAGGAATCCGATTTCGGGATCGAGGAGAACGGTCGTATCGTGACGCTGTTTGATTCGGTCGGTAGCTCCGCTAAGCCGAGTTCTCGGCTCAACAACTACGAGTACATGCATACGACAGCCATCGGGAAGGCGATCCTCGCTCGATTGCCAGAGTCACGCGTCAACGAGATTGCCGACCGATGGGGTCTCCCGGGACTCACCGAAGAGACAATCACGTCTCGGGCGGAACTTGACACCGAACTCGAGCGCACTCGAGAACGGGGCTATGCAATCAATGATCAGGAATCGATTCCGGGCAAACGCGTCGCCGGCGTCGTCGCTGAGGGTCCCAATGGGACCGTCATCGGCGGGTTCACTATCTCCGGTCCGGAGTACCGGATCGAAGACGCCGACCTCCACCAGGAATTTCCCGACATTCTGCAGCGAGTTGTGCCGGATTTCGAGACGGAACTGGTCTCACAGGGGCTCCTGTAG
- a CDS encoding Na+/H+ antiporter NhaC family protein produces the protein MSYESLPVAALALAPPVLAIVLAMYTRQVLVSLFAGVWIGALMIADWNPIAATALSMDWIVEVVRSPFDTKFLILIMFMGAGAAFIYKSGGIIALQNWIGHRVNTARDSQILTWLIGIFIFFDSYTSTIVTGNATRELSQENNTSREMHAYVLDSTTSPVTTFGPVSNWIGYQVSMIIVGFEAAQFTAEEVGLTAFGLFLQSIPWNIYCFLAFFMVGFISITQRFYGPMLNAEWRSRKEKKTHRDDATPLSDITTDVGEPSEKNPTLINFFAPILSLLIVGLISMWWLGGGHQSGVDIATAFQETDVALGLLYGSFAFMAVGMLGSVGFGTMDIEEASDTVISGFKTMMIAAAIIVLAWSIGHAAEQVGTAQYIVDVMVGSGVPGSFLPLLIFVAAMFIALTTGTSWGTMAILTPLAIPLGYELSGLSILPVLMGVLFGGAIWGDHVSPISDTTVMSSIFAGSDHIDHVTTQIPFAMTAAGVTVLMLLLYAVGVTSPLVLLPLSVVLTAGAVIVLNKFDARRKNLPEVMPTTEAIDNGEIDVDAIENGSETDTTRINGRYKFVESIPLTAVGIVIAYLCLVFGFMTLGF, from the coding sequence ATGTCATACGAATCCCTCCCGGTTGCAGCACTCGCACTGGCACCACCGGTTCTCGCGATCGTACTCGCGATGTATACGCGGCAGGTGCTCGTGTCGTTGTTCGCCGGGGTATGGATTGGTGCGTTGATGATCGCCGATTGGAATCCGATCGCGGCGACGGCGCTGTCGATGGACTGGATCGTGGAAGTCGTTAGATCGCCGTTCGACACCAAGTTCCTGATCCTGATCATGTTCATGGGCGCTGGTGCCGCGTTCATTTACAAATCAGGTGGAATCATCGCGCTCCAGAACTGGATCGGTCATCGGGTAAATACGGCACGAGACTCGCAAATCCTAACGTGGCTCATTGGGATTTTCATTTTCTTCGACTCGTATACGAGCACCATCGTGACCGGGAACGCGACTCGCGAGCTATCTCAGGAAAACAACACCTCTCGAGAGATGCACGCCTACGTGCTGGACTCGACGACCTCGCCGGTTACGACCTTCGGACCCGTATCGAACTGGATCGGGTATCAGGTATCGATGATCATCGTTGGGTTCGAAGCCGCCCAGTTCACCGCTGAAGAAGTCGGTCTCACCGCATTCGGGCTATTCTTGCAGAGCATTCCGTGGAATATCTACTGTTTCCTAGCGTTCTTCATGGTTGGGTTCATTTCGATCACACAGCGGTTCTACGGTCCGATGCTGAACGCTGAGTGGCGTTCGCGCAAAGAAAAAAAGACTCACCGGGACGACGCGACGCCGCTCTCGGACATCACGACCGACGTCGGTGAACCGAGCGAGAAGAACCCGACGCTGATCAATTTCTTCGCGCCGATTCTGTCGCTGCTGATAGTCGGACTCATCTCGATGTGGTGGCTCGGTGGAGGCCACCAGTCCGGCGTCGATATCGCGACTGCGTTCCAGGAAACCGATGTCGCACTCGGTCTCCTATACGGTTCGTTCGCGTTCATGGCCGTCGGCATGCTCGGTTCCGTCGGGTTCGGAACCATGGACATCGAAGAAGCGAGCGATACCGTAATTAGCGGGTTCAAGACGATGATGATCGCGGCCGCGATCATCGTCCTCGCCTGGAGTATCGGCCACGCGGCTGAACAGGTCGGGACGGCCCAGTACATCGTCGACGTGATGGTCGGCAGCGGTGTTCCCGGATCGTTCCTGCCGCTTCTCATCTTCGTTGCGGCAATGTTCATTGCGCTCACGACCGGGACGTCGTGGGGGACCATGGCGATCCTGACGCCGCTCGCGATTCCGCTCGGCTACGAACTGTCCGGACTGTCGATCCTGCCGGTCCTCATGGGCGTCCTGTTCGGTGGAGCGATCTGGGGCGATCACGTCTCACCGATCAGTGATACGACTGTCATGTCCTCAATCTTCGCCGGTTCGGACCACATCGATCACGTGACGACGCAGATTCCGTTCGCGATGACCGCAGCCGGTGTGACGGTACTGATGTTGCTCCTGTACGCGGTCGGTGTGACGTCGCCACTGGTGTTGCTCCCGCTCTCAGTCGTCCTCACCGCGGGTGCCGTCATCGTGCTGAACAAGTTCGATGCTCGCCGCAAGAACTTGCCCGAAGTCATGCCGACTACCGAGGCCATCGACAACGGTGAAATCGACGTCGATGCGATCGAAAACGGAAGCGAAACCGACACAACGCGGATCAACGGCCGGTACAAATTCGTCGAATCGATCCCGCTGACCGCAGTCGGGATCGTTATCGCGTATCTCTGTCTGGTATTCGGGTTCATGACCCTCGGCTTCTAG
- a CDS encoding asparaginase → MSTVYVIATGGTIVSTSSDTGTVPTESVQELVQAYPESFEHVDIELEQLTQTPSSELTINDLVRLSDCVRAVADEMDGVVVLHGTDTIEETAYYLDIVLDVDVPVVLTGAQRPYDSRSPDGPANLRGALAAASHDHVRTGAYVFFNDRLHAARPVTKDHSSNLDAYGSGNYGPVAERTPNGLWFYRRPESLSVTIPTREITATVEVMPTSTDTDGRQIDHAIDRGVDGIVVDALGLGNVPADVADSIGDAVDDDIVVVITTRCRNGVVSPMYGSKGGGAALEEEGVLFASNLPAHKARIKLLVALSQQPGDTVLEAFDSSQIDGHGYV, encoded by the coding sequence ATGTCGACTGTGTACGTCATTGCCACCGGCGGCACGATCGTGAGTACCTCGAGCGACACCGGGACGGTCCCGACCGAGTCAGTACAGGAGTTAGTACAGGCCTATCCGGAGAGCTTCGAGCACGTTGATATCGAATTGGAACAACTCACGCAAACCCCGAGTTCAGAGCTGACGATCAACGATCTCGTGAGACTGAGTGATTGTGTGCGAGCCGTCGCCGACGAGATGGATGGCGTCGTCGTCCTCCACGGGACCGACACGATCGAAGAGACCGCATACTACCTCGATATCGTGCTCGACGTTGACGTACCGGTCGTCCTCACTGGGGCACAACGGCCGTACGATAGCCGTAGTCCCGACGGGCCGGCAAACCTTCGCGGGGCCCTCGCGGCAGCGAGTCACGATCACGTTCGGACGGGTGCCTACGTCTTCTTCAACGACCGTCTTCACGCAGCGCGACCAGTGACGAAAGACCACAGCAGCAATCTCGACGCGTACGGTTCGGGCAACTACGGCCCAGTCGCCGAGCGGACACCGAACGGCCTCTGGTTTTACCGCCGCCCCGAGAGTCTATCGGTGACGATCCCCACACGAGAGATCACGGCGACCGTCGAGGTCATGCCCACGTCAACGGACACCGACGGGAGACAGATCGATCACGCCATCGATCGCGGTGTCGATGGAATCGTCGTCGACGCGCTCGGACTCGGAAATGTTCCCGCGGACGTTGCAGATTCCATCGGAGATGCTGTTGACGACGATATTGTCGTCGTTATTACGACGCGGTGTCGCAACGGAGTCGTCTCGCCTATGTACGGTTCCAAAGGGGGTGGTGCAGCTCTCGAAGAAGAGGGTGTACTGTTTGCATCGAACCTTCCCGCCCACAAGGCCCGAATCAAACTCCTAGTAGCTCTGTCACAACAACCAGGCGATACGGTTTTAGAGGCGTTTGATTCCAGTCAAATCGATGGCCACGGGTATGTATGA
- a CDS encoding FAD-dependent oxidoreductase, protein MQTERRIDVTVIGGGVIGITTAIYLELRGYDTAIYAEKVPFVDESSPEFATPYAAASIKPASVTFSGQERALSISQEIFGLFADAGSMGVRQQPHFVLYEEDRPDPGYADTVSGFRRISDIERYPHRPDATSVFGWQFDAFFAELPAYIARCYALYDSLGGAVHKRALTRDACRKLPGEVLVNCAGLGSKDLFDDPRPWMIYVGHQVIADGLPLIRTDCGELFSYNYMPNSDTISDGFTGEVYAYPRMDTVVLGGSRIPVSPSEEWKGHVPSASRRVGGVEVPSRIVELNNELLKTYAGVSIKEGNLTGRYGFRPVRDPDGHGVRIERTSLDDRPVVHNCGHGGAGVTLSWGSAAKASKLVGEAIEPDPAPLTVSREFAVAERLATRIRSNR, encoded by the coding sequence ATGCAAACCGAACGACGCATCGATGTTACCGTAATCGGTGGTGGAGTTATCGGCATAACGACGGCGATCTATCTCGAACTCCGGGGATACGATACTGCAATTTATGCAGAGAAGGTACCATTCGTTGATGAGTCGTCGCCAGAGTTCGCGACGCCATACGCAGCCGCATCGATCAAGCCGGCGTCGGTTACGTTCTCCGGACAGGAACGCGCTCTTTCGATTTCTCAGGAGATATTCGGACTCTTCGCTGACGCGGGATCGATGGGCGTCCGACAGCAGCCACATTTTGTGCTGTACGAAGAGGATCGACCGGATCCGGGATACGCGGATACGGTAAGTGGTTTTCGGCGTATTTCCGACATCGAACGGTATCCCCACCGACCGGACGCTACTTCCGTGTTTGGGTGGCAGTTTGATGCGTTTTTCGCTGAGTTACCGGCGTATATCGCTCGCTGCTACGCGCTTTACGATTCGCTCGGTGGGGCCGTTCACAAGCGCGCCCTTACCCGCGATGCATGCCGTAAGTTACCGGGTGAAGTACTGGTAAACTGTGCCGGACTCGGTTCGAAGGACTTATTCGATGATCCGCGACCGTGGATGATTTACGTTGGCCATCAAGTCATCGCTGACGGACTCCCCCTCATCCGTACCGATTGCGGTGAGCTGTTCTCCTACAACTATATGCCAAACTCCGATACTATTTCGGACGGATTCACCGGTGAAGTCTACGCCTATCCTCGAATGGATACGGTCGTTCTCGGGGGAAGTCGAATTCCCGTTTCTCCTAGTGAAGAGTGGAAGGGACACGTGCCTAGTGCCTCTCGACGAGTCGGAGGGGTAGAGGTGCCATCACGGATCGTCGAACTCAACAACGAATTGCTCAAGACGTACGCGGGCGTTTCCATCAAAGAGGGGAATTTGACAGGACGGTATGGCTTTCGGCCGGTTCGTGATCCGGATGGTCATGGCGTCCGAATTGAACGCACCTCCCTCGATGACCGTCCAGTTGTTCACAACTGTGGCCACGGTGGGGCAGGTGTAACCCTTTCTTGGGGTTCGGCGGCAAAAGCGAGCAAACTCGTGGGCGAAGCTATCGAGCCAGATCCAGCCCCACTCACCGTATCACGGGAATTTGCCGTTGCGGAGCGATTAGCTACACGGATACGTTCCAACCGCTAA
- a CDS encoding helix-turn-helix domain-containing protein — MAYKNGVTQTELAEWYGVQRRTIYSWLKRLDTDESFEQAVTDTHRSGRNRKLSEEEQEQFEATVHESPEEDGLDAPA, encoded by the coding sequence ATAGCGTACAAAAACGGCGTCACGCAGACTGAACTAGCCGAGTGGTACGGCGTGCAGCGACGGACGATCTATAGTTGGCTCAAGCGACTCGATACGGATGAGTCGTTTGAGCAAGCCGTAACTGATACTCATCGATCTGGAAGAAATCGAAAGCTCTCGGAAGAAGAGCAAGAACAGTTCGAGGCAACTGTCCACGAATCCCCAGAGGAAGATGGGCTCGACGCGCCGGCGTAG
- a CDS encoding DUF1801 domain-containing protein: MSSSITAQQVSDLVLANRIIRAPYYEKDHDEGVQFTDPDRGLQWGADAIPALLGLFQVEEDPRDNHPDGWVGFARHWREGTLRLDFDLYSGPDESDPVLVVTAMSGREGETTIEDEEFGEVELPDQVPAEAEWEERQKQYQAARKDDDTDGSAAVQAFIAALPGWKREVAAEFDEIIQQEVPDVRRAVKWHQPFYGVEDRGWFASFSAFSKHVKLAFIAESYLEPRPPNGTEPDRQALDLEETDTLDEEQISSWVRQAAESPGMGW, translated from the coding sequence ATGTCCAGTTCAATTACGGCCCAACAGGTCAGCGATCTCGTGCTGGCGAACCGAATAATCAGAGCGCCCTACTACGAGAAAGACCACGATGAGGGGGTTCAGTTCACGGACCCGGACCGCGGACTCCAGTGGGGTGCCGACGCCATCCCAGCACTACTGGGTCTGTTCCAGGTCGAGGAAGACCCCCGGGACAACCACCCCGACGGCTGGGTCGGCTTCGCTCGCCATTGGCGGGAGGGGACGTTGCGCCTGGACTTCGATCTGTATTCGGGACCCGACGAATCTGACCCGGTCTTGGTCGTGACCGCGATGTCGGGCCGAGAGGGAGAGACCACCATCGAGGACGAGGAGTTCGGGGAGGTCGAGTTGCCGGACCAGGTTCCGGCCGAGGCGGAGTGGGAGGAACGCCAAAAACAGTACCAGGCGGCCCGAAAGGACGACGATACCGACGGGTCGGCAGCGGTGCAGGCGTTTATCGCAGCGCTTCCGGGCTGGAAGCGCGAGGTCGCGGCAGAGTTCGACGAGATTATACAGCAGGAAGTACCCGATGTGCGTCGCGCCGTGAAGTGGCACCAGCCGTTCTACGGCGTCGAGGACCGGGGGTGGTTCGCGTCGTTCAGCGCGTTCTCGAAACACGTGAAACTCGCGTTCATAGCCGAATCGTACCTCGAGCCGAGGCCCCCCAACGGGACAGAGCCGGACAGGCAGGCCCTAGACCTTGAGGAGACGGACACCCTGGACGAGGAGCAGATCTCCTCCTGGGTACGGCAGGCCGCCGAAAGTCCGGGAATGGGCTGGTGA
- a CDS encoding SRPBCC domain-containing protein: MTNNPNEGNAPTTENAVDGGQSITVNRVIKAPPERVYEAFLNPADMAVWAPPEGFRADVQEVEGEEGGSFRIENVGEAEGMDQYSHTFEGTYRKLERGEKIVWIEETGEGDNHSTVTVTLDSVPDGTEVTLRLEGIPEDVDIEEYGVAGAWEDSLEKLAGQVEG, translated from the coding sequence ATGACAAACAATCCCAACGAAGGCAATGCACCGACGACGGAGAACGCTGTGGACGGAGGACAGAGTATAACTGTAAACCGTGTGATCAAAGCTCCCCCCGAGCGGGTCTACGAGGCGTTCCTGAACCCCGCGGACATGGCTGTGTGGGCGCCCCCGGAAGGATTCCGCGCCGACGTTCAAGAGGTCGAGGGCGAGGAGGGTGGGTCCTTCCGTATCGAGAACGTCGGCGAAGCAGAGGGGATGGACCAGTATTCCCACACGTTCGAAGGCACCTATCGGAAACTGGAGCGCGGCGAGAAGATCGTCTGGATCGAGGAGACAGGCGAGGGTGATAACCACAGTACCGTGACGGTCACTCTGGATAGCGTCCCTGACGGGACTGAGGTCACCCTCCGTCTAGAGGGAATCCCCGAGGACGTCGATATCGAGGAGTACGGGGTCGCGGGTGCCTGGGAAGACTCCCTCGAGAAGCTCGCTGGCCAGGTGGAGGGGTGA
- a CDS encoding ArsR/SmtB family transcription factor, whose translation MVDQEPDDLDLDAVFQALSHPIRRSILEQLTDGPESVSDLAEPHEVSLPAVSKHLRVLEDAGLIDVKKDGTVRRCHLDAVPLSAAFGWLTQYRVFWEDRLDALANHLENEDQ comes from the coding sequence ATGGTTGATCAGGAGCCAGACGACTTGGATCTCGACGCGGTCTTCCAAGCACTCTCACACCCGATTCGTCGGTCTATCCTCGAACAGTTGACCGACGGTCCTGAGAGTGTGAGTGACCTAGCCGAACCTCACGAAGTTTCCTTGCCTGCCGTCTCCAAGCACCTCCGCGTGCTTGAGGACGCTGGCTTAATCGACGTCAAGAAGGACGGTACCGTTCGTCGCTGCCACCTAGACGCCGTACCACTATCTGCGGCGTTCGGGTGGCTAACCCAGTACCGCGTCTTCTGGGAGGACCGCTTGGATGCGCTGGCCAATCATCTGGAGAACGAAGACCAATGA